One Azospirillum sp. B510 genomic window carries:
- a CDS encoding polysaccharide deacetylase family protein translates to MPFRRAVTVLAAAALSFWSAFVPASRPAAADSAPSPGASAVVFAYDRFGEDQNPSISIRVDQFEAHLDELTDGDYQVLPLPRILDALRTGKPLPDRTVAITIDEASRSAFTEAWPRLKAANLPFTLFVATDPVDRGSPAHMTWSEIRQLAAAGVTIGALGTSTQSLLARSPDQVAADLRRMSDRFQAELGRRPAIIAYPQGEYSLAVRQLVIDQGFTAAFGQQSGVLHPQADPWSLPRFVMNETYGSADRFELAANALPLPVSDLTPDDPLVTVNPPPLGFTIADGVGDSSKLACFATGQGRTALERIAEDRVEVRIKDPFPPGRARVNCTLPAAEGRWRWLGVQFLIPE, encoded by the coding sequence ATGCCGTTCCGTCGTGCCGTCACGGTACTTGCCGCCGCCGCGCTGTCCTTCTGGAGCGCGTTCGTGCCGGCATCCCGGCCCGCCGCCGCCGACTCCGCGCCTTCGCCGGGCGCCAGCGCGGTGGTCTTCGCCTATGACCGCTTCGGCGAGGATCAGAATCCCTCGATCAGCATCCGCGTCGACCAGTTCGAAGCCCATCTGGACGAGCTGACCGACGGTGACTATCAGGTCCTGCCGCTGCCGAGGATTCTGGACGCGCTGCGCACCGGCAAGCCGCTGCCCGACCGCACGGTGGCGATCACCATCGACGAGGCCAGCCGTTCCGCCTTCACCGAAGCCTGGCCGCGGCTGAAGGCGGCCAATCTGCCCTTCACCCTGTTCGTCGCCACCGACCCGGTGGACCGCGGGTCTCCCGCCCACATGACCTGGAGCGAAATCCGCCAGCTGGCGGCGGCCGGCGTCACCATCGGGGCGCTCGGCACCTCCACCCAGTCGCTGCTGGCGCGCAGCCCGGACCAGGTGGCCGCCGACCTGCGCCGGATGTCCGACCGCTTCCAGGCCGAGCTGGGACGGCGCCCGGCGATCATCGCCTACCCGCAGGGGGAATATTCGCTGGCGGTGCGGCAACTGGTGATCGATCAGGGCTTCACCGCGGCCTTCGGCCAGCAATCGGGGGTTCTGCACCCGCAGGCCGATCCCTGGAGCCTTCCCCGCTTCGTCATGAACGAGACCTATGGCAGCGCCGACCGCTTCGAATTGGCGGCCAACGCGCTGCCGCTGCCGGTGTCGGACCTGACGCCCGACGACCCCCTGGTCACCGTCAACCCGCCGCCGTTGGGTTTCACCATCGCCGACGGGGTTGGCGACAGCTCCAAGCTGGCCTGCTTCGCCACCGGCCAGGGCCGCACCGCCCTGGAGCGCATCGCCGAGGATCGGGTGGAGGTCCGCATCAAGGATCCCTTCCCGCCAGGCCGCGCCCGCGTCAACTGCACGCTGCCGGCCGCCGAGGGCCGCTGGCGCTGGCTGGGCGTGCAGTTCCTGATTCCGGAGTGA
- the ddpX gene encoding D-alanyl-D-alanine dipeptidase — MLTEITPPAFDIELELLYATADNLSGVPIYRSAVCLLHPDAARRLGDAIRLARGIGCRLRVYDAFRPAEAQWRLWHAFSDPTYIADPRQGSNHTRGVAIDLTLVNGMGEPLDMGTGFDAMTERSHHGRSDLTTEQQRNRALLLGVMVGAGWEHYPSEWWHYQLPDAGRYPLLTDAAAGGRLM; from the coding sequence ATGCTGACCGAGATCACGCCCCCGGCCTTCGACATCGAGCTGGAGCTGCTCTACGCCACCGCCGACAATCTGTCGGGCGTCCCGATCTACCGCTCGGCGGTGTGCCTGCTGCACCCCGACGCGGCCCGGCGGCTTGGCGACGCCATCCGGCTGGCCCGCGGCATAGGCTGCCGGCTGCGGGTGTACGATGCCTTCCGCCCCGCCGAGGCGCAATGGAGGCTTTGGCACGCCTTTTCCGATCCGACCTACATCGCCGATCCTCGGCAGGGCTCCAACCACACCCGCGGCGTCGCCATCGACCTGACGCTGGTGAACGGCATGGGCGAGCCGCTGGACATGGGCACCGGTTTCGACGCGATGACCGAGCGGTCGCACCACGGCCGCAGCGATCTGACCACCGAACAGCAGCGCAACCGCGCCCTGCTGCTCGGGGTGATGGTCGGGGCCGGCTGGGAGCATTACCCGTCGGAATGGTGGCACTACCAGTTGCCGGACGCCGGACGCTATCCGCTGCTGACCGACGCGGCGGCGGGTGGAAGGCTGATGTGA
- the tsaB gene encoding tRNA (adenosine(37)-N6)-threonylcarbamoyltransferase complex dimerization subunit type 1 TsaB encodes MKVLGLDTATSGCSAAVWDGSFRDAGQADEAGQADGARVTVRRSPPMTRGQAELLVPLAQEVLADAGVGFADLDRIAVTVGPGAFTGLRIALAAARGIAVAQGLPVIGVTSFDAIAHGVPAAERAGRFLLVAVDSRRAEPFLQLYDAALAPLGEPAMPDPSAVSAWLEALCPAAPLLLAGDAAAALVPLLGGRADLALASGDGLPDAAVVAALGATRPTGLPAEPFYLRPPDVTLPKAPGPKPSPGPGAAA; translated from the coding sequence ATGAAGGTTCTGGGTCTGGATACGGCGACGTCCGGCTGTTCGGCGGCGGTGTGGGACGGATCGTTTCGGGATGCCGGGCAAGCCGATGAGGCCGGTCAAGCCGATGGAGCGCGCGTGACCGTCCGGCGCAGCCCGCCGATGACGCGCGGGCAGGCCGAGCTGCTGGTGCCGCTGGCGCAGGAGGTGCTGGCCGACGCCGGTGTCGGGTTCGCCGATCTCGACCGCATCGCCGTCACCGTCGGACCCGGCGCCTTCACCGGGCTGCGCATCGCGCTGGCCGCCGCGCGCGGCATCGCGGTCGCCCAGGGGCTGCCGGTGATCGGCGTCACCAGCTTCGACGCCATCGCCCATGGCGTGCCGGCGGCGGAGCGCGCCGGCCGCTTCCTGCTGGTCGCCGTCGACAGCCGGCGGGCCGAGCCCTTCCTCCAGCTCTATGACGCGGCGCTGGCCCCTCTCGGTGAGCCGGCGATGCCCGATCCGTCGGCCGTCTCCGCCTGGCTCGAGGCGCTGTGCCCCGCCGCTCCGCTGCTGCTGGCCGGCGACGCGGCGGCGGCGCTGGTCCCGTTGCTGGGCGGTCGGGCCGATCTGGCGCTGGCGTCCGGCGACGGGTTGCCGGATGCCGCCGTGGTGGCGGCGCTGGGGGCGACGCGTCCCACCGGTCTGCCGGCCGAGCCCTTCTATCTGCGTCCGCCCGACGTCACCCTGCCGAAGGCGCCCGGACCGAAGCCCTCCCCCGGACCGGGAGCGGCCGCATGA
- a CDS encoding GNAT family N-acetyltransferase, with translation MIADAIRLHPAGPLEAAVVAALQQACFPDDPWDEASIATLTAPPAGFAVIAADARDRPVGFVMARVAADDAEILAIGVLPRARRGGVGRLLVEAVVTGSRDLGATALFLEVAEDNPAAWSLYKACGFFSVGRRPGYYKRSDGPVAALVLRRNLGGE, from the coding sequence ATGATCGCCGACGCCATCCGCCTCCACCCGGCCGGCCCGCTGGAGGCCGCGGTGGTCGCGGCGTTGCAGCAGGCCTGCTTTCCCGACGACCCGTGGGACGAGGCGTCCATCGCCACCTTGACGGCTCCGCCGGCCGGCTTCGCCGTCATCGCCGCCGATGCGAGGGATCGGCCGGTCGGCTTCGTCATGGCCCGCGTCGCGGCGGATGATGCGGAGATCCTGGCCATCGGCGTGCTGCCGCGGGCACGGCGCGGCGGCGTCGGCCGCCTGCTGGTCGAGGCCGTCGTCACCGGATCCCGTGACCTGGGGGCGACTGCGCTGTTTCTTGAAGTCGCCGAGGATAATCCGGCAGCATGGAGTCTATACAAGGCTTGCGGCTTTTTTTCCGTTGGCCGCCGTCCCGGATATTACAAACGCTCCGATGGTCCTGTCGCGGCGCTTGTCCTCCGTCGCAATCTGGGCGGGGAATAG
- a CDS encoding sulfurtransferase TusA family protein: protein MTEKMSADLFLDITSQVCPLTFVKTKLMVERMDAGQTLEVRLNAGEPLENVPRSLIELGHCILSVHPERLEEPEGIHRLIVRKN from the coding sequence GTGACCGAAAAAATGTCCGCTGACTTGTTTCTCGACATCACCTCCCAGGTTTGTCCGTTAACCTTCGTCAAGACCAAGTTGATGGTGGAACGGATGGACGCGGGGCAGACCCTCGAAGTCCGGCTGAATGCCGGCGAACCCTTGGAAAACGTTCCACGATCCTTGATCGAGTTGGGGCACTGCATTCTGTCTGTCCACCCCGAAAGACTGGAGGAGCCGGAGGGGATTCACCGCCTGATCGTCAGAAAAAATTAA
- a CDS encoding MucR family transcriptional regulator, translating to MTNGSPSNALLSLTTEIVAAHVSNNTVALTDLPTLIEQVYKSLANVGVEPVVAEERPQPAVPIKKSVTPDYIVCLEDGKKLKMLKRHLKTAYNMTPEEYRDRWGLPTDYPMVAPNYARQRSSLAKQIGLGTRARRGA from the coding sequence ATGACCAACGGGTCCCCTTCCAACGCGCTGTTGTCTCTGACCACAGAGATCGTGGCGGCTCATGTCTCCAACAATACAGTGGCACTGACCGATCTTCCGACTTTGATCGAACAGGTCTACAAGTCGCTGGCCAATGTCGGCGTCGAACCGGTGGTGGCGGAAGAGCGGCCGCAACCCGCCGTGCCGATCAAGAAGTCGGTCACCCCCGATTATATCGTGTGCCTGGAAGACGGTAAGAAGCTGAAGATGCTGAAGCGCCATCTCAAGACGGCGTACAATATGACTCCAGAGGAATACCGTGACCGCTGGGGCCTGCCGACCGACTACCCGATGGTCGCGCCGAACTACGCCCGTCAGCGCAGCTCGCTGGCCAAGCAGATCGGTCTCGGCACCCGCGCCCGCCGCGGCGCGTGA
- a CDS encoding GNAT family N-acetyltransferase, producing MADASLDQPGMTRTSPERRETSAPGTAPDAVGVEKDTDVERLMDGIRLGTLEVRLARSAEEIDWAQALRYRVFYEEMAAIPSPAMQAQGRDFDDYDGVADHLLVIDHARGNGPDMVVGTYRLIRRPAAEKVGRFYSSDEYDIGRLASYPGEVLELGRSCVDAGYRSRGSMQLLWQGIAAYVFQHDIALMFGCASLPGIDPDALAEPLSYLYHHHLAPAELRATALPERFVSLDRMPKDRIDPKRALNILPPLIKGYLRLGGFIGDGAVIDHQFNTTDVCIVVKTDLITDKYFKHYERRSRDNQTG from the coding sequence ATGGCTGATGCAAGCTTGGACCAGCCGGGCATGACCCGGACGAGCCCGGAGCGGCGCGAGACGTCAGCGCCCGGGACCGCGCCCGACGCCGTCGGCGTCGAAAAGGACACGGACGTCGAACGGCTGATGGACGGCATCCGTCTCGGCACTCTGGAGGTTCGGCTCGCCCGTTCCGCGGAGGAGATCGACTGGGCGCAGGCTTTGCGCTACCGCGTCTTCTATGAGGAGATGGCGGCGATCCCCTCTCCGGCGATGCAGGCCCAGGGCCGCGATTTCGATGATTACGACGGCGTCGCCGACCATCTGCTCGTCATCGACCATGCCCGCGGCAACGGCCCCGACATGGTGGTCGGGACCTATCGCCTGATCCGCCGGCCGGCCGCCGAAAAGGTCGGCCGCTTCTATTCCAGCGACGAGTACGACATCGGCCGCCTCGCCAGCTATCCCGGCGAGGTCCTGGAATTGGGGCGGTCCTGCGTCGATGCCGGCTATCGCTCGCGCGGCAGCATGCAGCTGCTGTGGCAGGGCATCGCCGCCTATGTCTTCCAGCATGACATCGCCCTGATGTTCGGCTGCGCCAGCCTGCCGGGCATCGATCCGGACGCTTTGGCGGAACCGCTGTCCTATCTCTACCACCACCATCTGGCCCCGGCGGAGCTGCGGGCGACGGCATTGCCGGAACGTTTCGTGTCGCTCGACCGCATGCCGAAGGACCGTATCGATCCGAAGCGTGCGCTCAACATCCTGCCGCCGCTGATCAAGGGCTATTTGCGGCTCGGCGGTTTCATCGGTGACGGTGCGGTGATCGATCATCAGTTCAACACCACCGACGTGTGCATCGTGGTGAAGACCGATCTGATCACCGACAAGTATTTCAAGCATTACGAACGTCGCAGCCGCGACAATCAGACCGGCTGA
- a CDS encoding lysophospholipid acyltransferase family protein codes for MTRTARALGSSGRGALRLTLYLLWTLLLIPLQALAVARGWRLCRTLPAFYHRVCARLIGLEVVVRGKPAADGPVLFVSNHSSYLDITVLGSQIAGSFIAKSEVGSWPFFGVLARLQRTVFVERKARGTVDKQRDDIGSRLDAGDSLILFPEGTSSDGNRTLPFKTALFAVAARRIDGRPLAVQPVSVAATRLDGIPMGIAFRPFYAWYGDMDLAPHLWQAFRLGGMTVEVEFHPPVTIDGFSSRKALAEHCQRMIADGVARAISGRPDAPLRAKHAAPPPGVAAASGST; via the coding sequence ATGACCCGCACCGCCCGCGCCCTGGGGTCCTCCGGCCGCGGCGCCCTGCGCCTGACGCTGTATCTGCTGTGGACGCTGCTGCTGATCCCGCTGCAAGCCCTGGCGGTGGCGCGCGGCTGGCGGCTGTGCCGGACCCTGCCCGCCTTCTATCACCGGGTCTGTGCCCGGTTGATCGGGCTGGAGGTGGTGGTGCGCGGCAAGCCCGCGGCCGACGGACCGGTGCTGTTCGTGTCCAACCATTCCTCTTATCTGGACATCACGGTCCTGGGCTCGCAGATCGCCGGGTCCTTCATCGCCAAGTCGGAGGTCGGGAGCTGGCCCTTTTTCGGCGTGCTGGCCCGGCTTCAGCGCACGGTGTTCGTGGAGCGCAAGGCGCGCGGCACGGTCGACAAGCAGCGTGACGACATCGGCAGCCGACTTGATGCCGGCGACAGCCTGATCCTGTTTCCCGAAGGCACCTCCAGCGACGGCAACCGCACCCTGCCCTTCAAGACCGCCCTGTTCGCGGTGGCGGCCCGCCGCATCGACGGCCGCCCGCTGGCGGTCCAGCCGGTCAGCGTCGCCGCCACGCGGTTGGACGGCATCCCGATGGGCATCGCCTTCCGCCCCTTCTATGCTTGGTATGGCGACATGGATCTGGCGCCGCACCTGTGGCAGGCCTTCCGCCTGGGCGGCATGACGGTGGAGGTGGAGTTCCACCCGCCGGTGACGATCGACGGCTTTTCCAGCCGCAAGGCGTTGGCCGAGCATTGCCAGAGGATGATCGCCGACGGCGTCGCCCGCGCGATCTCCGGCCGTCCCGACGCTCCGCTGCGGGCGAAGCACGCCGCGCCGCCGCCGGGTGTCGCCGCCGCTTCCGGGAGCACTTGA
- a CDS encoding site-specific integrase — protein sequence MATIDKRGDYQWRARVRRNGKSETKTFESYEAAQRWALELEGKLVGDEYQDRRQARATTLAQACAWMAEHLDRRQADTKNKVSKLNYWQGSEFADWSLVSLRPADLIRWRRRVLDEDGADDGEVAGPEAEVGPQTVVHRLNVLAQIYQRWSLAHDQTLNCPVTKGVRPSLPGGRDRRLDPHHDEDGHDEEVRLLAAAAKSSRPWLQAAIVIALETCMRQAELAGLAWDRVRLDAAYPYADLLRTKNDRPRRVPLSARAVEAFASLRPDGTIAAIGKRPVLPVETGRGVAHAFRDAVSDAEFPNLRWHDLRHEAISRLFENTDLRDHEIMAISGHLRPEMLARYTHLRGDRLGARLPGGRLHRKSGES from the coding sequence ATGGCGACGATCGACAAGCGTGGTGACTACCAGTGGCGAGCCCGTGTCCGCCGCAACGGGAAGTCCGAGACCAAGACCTTCGAGAGCTACGAGGCTGCCCAACGCTGGGCGCTGGAGCTTGAGGGCAAGCTCGTCGGCGATGAGTACCAGGATCGGCGGCAGGCGCGTGCAACCACCCTCGCGCAGGCGTGCGCCTGGATGGCCGAGCACCTCGACCGGCGGCAGGCCGACACCAAAAACAAGGTCAGCAAGCTCAACTATTGGCAGGGCAGTGAGTTCGCCGACTGGTCGTTGGTGTCGCTTCGCCCGGCCGACTTGATTCGCTGGCGTCGCCGGGTTCTTGATGAGGACGGTGCCGACGATGGCGAGGTTGCCGGGCCGGAAGCTGAGGTTGGGCCGCAGACAGTCGTTCACCGTCTCAACGTCCTGGCGCAGATCTACCAGCGCTGGTCCTTGGCTCACGACCAAACCCTCAACTGCCCTGTGACCAAGGGCGTGCGCCCCAGCCTGCCCGGCGGGCGGGACAGGCGATTGGATCCCCATCATGACGAGGACGGCCACGACGAGGAGGTCCGCCTCCTCGCCGCTGCCGCCAAATCGTCGCGGCCATGGTTGCAGGCGGCGATCGTGATCGCCCTGGAGACCTGCATGCGGCAGGCCGAACTTGCGGGGTTGGCGTGGGATCGTGTGCGGCTGGACGCGGCTTACCCTTACGCCGACCTTCTCCGGACCAAGAACGACCGCCCCCGTCGCGTTCCGCTCTCCGCAAGGGCCGTCGAAGCGTTCGCCAGCCTGCGCCCTGACGGCACCATCGCGGCCATCGGCAAGCGTCCGGTCTTGCCGGTTGAAACCGGCCGGGGCGTCGCGCATGCTTTCCGCGACGCCGTGTCCGATGCGGAATTCCCTAACCTAAGGTGGCATGATCTGCGGCATGAGGCCATCAGCAGGTTGTTCGAGAACACCGACCTTCGAGACCACGAGATCATGGCCATCAGCGGGCACCTGCGCCCAGAGATGCTTGCCAGATACACCCATCTTCGGGGTGATAGACTGGGAGCGAGGTTGCCGGGCGGCAGGCTGCATAGGAAGAGCGGTGAATCATGA
- a CDS encoding plasmid mobilization protein yields MSVRISRDERARLEEAAGPRGLAEYLRAAGLRRSPRITRNVPALNAEAWRQLAPVLANLNQLARAANEGRLVPSAKVLPVLADLAVVARALRAALLGQTAEDEDAT; encoded by the coding sequence GTGTCGGTGCGCATCTCCCGCGACGAGCGCGCCCGCCTGGAGGAGGCCGCAGGGCCGCGCGGCCTCGCCGAGTACCTGCGCGCCGCCGGTCTTCGGCGATCGCCCCGGATCACCCGCAACGTCCCGGCCTTGAACGCGGAGGCGTGGCGCCAGCTGGCGCCGGTCCTCGCGAACCTCAACCAGTTGGCGCGCGCCGCGAACGAGGGGCGCCTCGTCCCGTCGGCCAAGGTACTGCCGGTGCTGGCCGACCTCGCCGTCGTTGCGCGCGCGCTGCGGGCCGCCCTGCTGGGGCAGACGGCCGAGGACGAGGACGCGACGTGA
- a CDS encoding IncQ-type mobilization protein MobB: MTRTETLNRSVRSAAAVRTETLRAEMNELEQMSQDVAEALKDLQTSRAQTVEDLARQLAPLAAAMASLTEETRRTLERVTQQSAAGHQQAVTAVRGSTQAAQQAADQLRAGMLRVEDQTRRLLEGLRDARETPPPSPWPPALVAAVVPLAAVLWLAWRVGVMPSL, from the coding sequence ATGACCCGGACCGAGACCTTGAACCGCTCCGTGCGCTCTGCCGCAGCCGTGCGGACGGAGACCCTGCGCGCCGAGATGAACGAACTGGAGCAGATGAGCCAGGACGTGGCCGAGGCGCTGAAGGATCTGCAAACGAGCCGGGCGCAGACCGTCGAGGACTTGGCGCGCCAGTTGGCGCCGCTCGCGGCGGCCATGGCGTCACTGACGGAGGAGACCAGGCGCACGTTGGAGCGCGTGACCCAGCAATCGGCGGCGGGTCATCAGCAGGCAGTGACAGCGGTCAGGGGCTCGACCCAGGCAGCCCAGCAGGCGGCGGACCAGTTGCGGGCGGGGATGCTGCGGGTAGAGGACCAGACCAGGCGCTTGCTGGAGGGGCTGCGCGACGCGAGGGAGACGCCGCCGCCCAGCCCGTGGCCCCCGGCGCTGGTGGCGGCCGTGGTGCCGCTGGCGGCGGTCCTGTGGCTCGCGTGGCGGGTGGGGGTGATGCCGAGCCTGTGA
- a CDS encoding DNA-primase RepB domain-containing protein yields MPQPTCSPATGPALQRVQALAGLVPSGDRTLDQVRRQLAAFGAETYEFQPLPPKGSDLPKERIRRSDGAGVERSLGWLKRMNMQGYDIYIRPAAPDGHAAPFVFVDDIGSDVVQRLEADGLPLAVGIESSPGRYHGWVRVGTGPVDRAEVTEAARLVAQRYGGDPSSADWRHYGRLAGFTNRKPERRTPSGQPFAMLRAASGGNVAPAAENLLSDARQAIEWAERARQRAEQERRSLAAYRGDRRQLEGAMAAFLDVREKVRTAKEGDQSARDYGAALALLRRGYTDEQVAAAMRQASPHAEQHRSSRDFDYAEHTVAKARRTIDSTPSPSRAPGPRRR; encoded by the coding sequence ATGCCGCAGCCGACCTGTTCCCCCGCGACTGGCCCGGCCTTGCAGCGCGTGCAGGCCCTCGCCGGGCTCGTCCCCTCAGGCGACCGCACCCTTGATCAGGTTCGCCGCCAGCTGGCCGCGTTCGGAGCCGAGACCTACGAGTTCCAGCCGTTACCGCCGAAAGGGTCCGACCTCCCCAAGGAGCGGATCCGCCGGTCCGACGGCGCCGGGGTGGAGCGGTCGCTCGGCTGGCTCAAGCGGATGAACATGCAGGGGTATGACATCTACATCCGCCCGGCCGCACCGGACGGGCACGCCGCGCCGTTCGTGTTCGTGGACGACATCGGCAGCGACGTCGTCCAGCGCCTTGAGGCCGACGGGCTGCCCCTCGCCGTCGGCATCGAGTCCAGCCCCGGCCGTTACCACGGGTGGGTGCGGGTGGGCACCGGCCCCGTGGATCGCGCGGAGGTCACCGAGGCTGCCCGCCTCGTCGCGCAGCGGTATGGGGGCGACCCCTCGTCCGCGGATTGGCGTCACTACGGCAGGCTCGCCGGGTTCACGAACCGGAAGCCCGAGCGGCGCACCCCAAGCGGCCAGCCCTTCGCGATGCTCCGGGCAGCCTCGGGCGGCAACGTCGCCCCGGCCGCCGAGAACCTGCTCTCCGACGCCCGGCAGGCGATCGAGTGGGCCGAGCGCGCCCGCCAGCGAGCCGAGCAGGAGCGTCGGAGCCTCGCTGCCTACCGAGGCGACCGACGCCAGCTGGAAGGCGCTATGGCGGCATTCCTCGACGTCCGCGAGAAGGTCCGCACCGCCAAGGAGGGCGACCAGTCGGCCCGAGACTACGGTGCCGCGTTGGCGCTGCTGCGCCGCGGCTACACCGACGAGCAGGTGGCCGCCGCCATGCGGCAGGCGTCCCCTCATGCAGAACAGCACAGGTCCAGTCGGGATTTCGACTATGCCGAGCACACGGTTGCCAAGGCCCGCCGCACCATCGATTCCACGCCCTCGCCTTCGAGGGCGCCCGGACCACGGAGACGATGA